The stretch of DNA TGAAAAGTTCCTGTGCATCCTTTATTTTATCATAAAACACTTGCCGCATTGTAAGATAGGCCGGGTTTCCGATTTCCTCGTCGACTGTAATCTTCGCCGCGGTGACGAAGGCGGCGATTCCTGGTACATTCACAGTTCCGCCTCGGAATCCATTTTCATGGACTGCTCCCGGAAAGACGGGGGAATAGCGATGTTTCGGATGGATGTATACCGCGCCGACTCCTTTTGGTCCATATACTTTATGACTGGACACTGTCATCGCATCGACCCATTTCGCCAAAAGTCGCAAGTCCACTTTACCGAATGATTGGACACAATCACTATGGAATAAAATGCCCCGTCCCGCAATTAACCCGGCAATTTTTTCAATCGGTTGAATGGTCCCGATTTCGGGATTGATATGCTGGACGGATAGTAAAATCGTATCTTCCCGGATCGCCTGTGCCAACTTGTCCACATCAATCGTCCCGCTTGAGTCAAAAGGTATGGTCGTCACAGAAAACCCTTGCGCTTTCAAATATTCCATCGCCGAATCGACGGAGGGATGTTCTCCTGCGGATGTGATGATATGCCGGCCGCGATGCTGCTGAGCCGTGGCCAAAGAAATGAGTGCAAGCAAATTCCCCTCCGTTCCACCACTCGTAAAATGTATTCCGTCAGCTTCTACCCCGATCAGCTGCGCCAACTCCGTCCTTGCATAAGCAAGGACGTTTTGCGCTTCTCCTCCAAAGTCATGAAGACTGCTCGTGTTCCCGAAGCAACGTTCCGATAATGTGCAGAACACCTCTGATGCTGCGGGGAGTAAAGGCGTACTCGCAGCGTAGTCGAAATAATACATAGTCGATTCCTCCAAGCTATCTAGTAAATTCATCTTGTCATATTCAAGTAATTATGTAAAGATAGGTGACAAGACATCAGTCGGGAGGCAGTCAACAACATGACGTATCATTGCATCATCGTAGGGGGCGGCATTGCGGCGCTCCAATTGGCCCATCATTTGAAACGGGACATGGACATTCTTCTATTGACGAAAGGCGAAATCCGGTCTAGCAATACATACCGTGCACAAGGCGGAATAGCCGCCGCGGTTGGACAGGGGGATTCGCCGGCTCTTCATTACAACGATACGATCCAAGCGGGGCGGGACTTCCACAATTACAAGGAAGTCGCTGACTTGGTGAAGGAAGGACCAAACCTCATCTCCGCACTCCAACATGAGGGATTGCATTTCGATAAGGGGCCGGATGGACGGTTGGCGCTCGGTATGGAAGGTGCACATAGCCGGAACCGGATTGTCCATAGCGGAGGGGATGCCTCGGGCAAATGGTTGGCCGAGCATCTGATCCGAATGGAAAGACCGGGTCTCACCATCCGGGAGAACCGTTTTGTGTATGAATTGGCGATGGATCCGACTACGAACCGGTGCGTTGGTGTTCAAGTGCTTGATGAATCCGGCCGCACAGAGAGCTATTTCGGGCGCCACATCATTTTGGCGACAGGCGGGGTTGGGGGGCTGTATGATCAGACATCGAATGACCCGACCATTACAGGGGATGGCATCGCGCTCGCCTACCGGGCAGGAGCGGAACTCGTCGACATGGAATTCATCCAATTCCATCCGACCTTGCTTGTAGGGGCAGGCCGGACGGTTGGCCTCGTTTCCGAAGCGGTGCGCGGAGCCGGCGGGCGGTTGGTGGACAACTCGGGCAGGAAGGTGATGGAAGGGAAGCATCCCCTCGGCGATCTGGCCCCGCGCCATATCGTCGCCCATGAACTATTCAAGTTGCGAACTAAAGGAGAAGAAGTCTTCCTCGATATAACAGGCATTACCGGTTTTAGAAAAAAGTTCCCGACAATCACCGAATTATGCGAAGCAAACGGCATCCCAATCGCAACAGGCAAGCTTCCCGTCGCTCCGGGTGGTCATTTCCTCATGGGCGGCATCGCTGTCGACACTGTCGGGCGGACGACTATGCCGGGGCTCTATGCAATCGGGGAGACAGCAGCAACCGGCGTCCACGGCGCCAATCGGTTAGCCAGCAATTCCTTATTGGAAGGCTTGTACTATGGAAGAAAACTTGCTTTATTTTTGAATGAACTGCAAGAGACCCCGGTTTTCCCTAATCCGCTCAGGCAGCGTTCAACTCACGAAACTGCGGACTTCTTACCGGAACCCGACGAACTCCGCCGACAGATGATGAAGCACGCGGGCATCATCCGTTCCCGGAAGGGACTGGAGGAATTGGATCGATGGCTTGGCAGTTATAAAGCAGACAGCTCATTGGCCGGAAAATCCAAAAAGGACATTCAGACGGTTTTCATGCTGCAAACTGCCAAGCTTATCGCCAAGGGGGCCATGCTCCGCGAAGAAAGCCGGGGGGCACATATTCGTTCGGACTTCCCGGATGAGTCGGAGCATTTCGGAAAAATCCACATCATGCAATCAAAAAAAGGGCTCGAAATGAGGGACAGACATTGTGAATACGATCAAATTACGATCCATGCTTGAACAATTTTACATAGAGGATATCGGCGACCAGGATGTCTCCTCGGATTTTTTATTCCCTTCGGAAATGACGGGGCAATTGGAGATCAAAGCGAAGGAGGCCGGCGTTTTCTGTGGAATGCAAGTTATCGAAGAAGGCCTCCGCATCATCGATCCTACCATCATCGTCAACATGGCCGTGAAGGACGGCGACAGTATTTCGAAAGGGGATTCGGTTGCAATCGCTTCCGGTTCTGTGCGCAGCTTGCTGAAGAGTGAGCGGGTCATCTTAAACTTGATTCAGCGGATGAGCGCCATTGCGACTGCGACCGATGCAGTCGTCCGCCAGCTGGAAGGGACGGCGGCACGGGTTTGCGATACGCGCAAAACAGTACCGGGACTGCGCATGCTCGACAAATACGCCGTCCGTGTCGGGGGAGGGGTCAATCACCGGCATGGCCTATATGATGCGGTCATGCTGAAGGACAACCATATCGCCTTTGCGGGGGGATCCATCTCGAACGCTGTTCAAACCGTACGCTCTGCACTCGGGCACACAATCAAGATCGAAGTTGAGATTGAGACGCTCGGCCAATTGAAAGAGGCGATCGATGCAAAAGCGGATATCATCATGTTTGATAATTGCACGCCCGAAACGATCAAGGAATGGATCGAGCTCGTACCGGATTCCATCATCACAGAGGCGTCCGGCAATATAACAAAGGACAATATTCGCTCCTATGCGGAAGCTGGCGTCGATATGATTTCACTTGGGTATTTGACGCATTCAGTGAAGGCTCTGGATTTAAGCGCAAATGTATCATTCATTACAGACTAATGGAGGAATCGGAATGTCGATTTTACAATATTTCGAAGAGAAAAAGGGCGGAACGCTGCCGGAGAGATACCGGGAGATGCACCAATCGCAAATGGAGGAACGAATCCGGGAAATCAAGCAGACTCTCGGGGACAAGCTGTTCATTCCCGGACATCATTACCAGAAGGATGAAGTGATCCAATTCGCGGATGCGACGGGGGATTCGCTTCAACTGGCACAGCTTTGCGCTGCAAATGGCAAAGCGGAGCATATCGTCTTCTGCGGTGTCCATTTCATGGCGGAAACGGCGGATATCTTGACGAAAGACAGGCAGTACGTCTATTTGCCGGATATGCGGGCTGGCTGCTCGATGGCGGATATGGCGGACATTTACCAGACGGACCGGGCGTGGGATGCGTTGACCGAGTTGTTCGATCTGACGATTGTGCCGTTGACGTATGTGAATTCAACGGCTGCTATTAAAGCGTTTGTCGGGCGTAATGGAGGAGCGACCGTGACGTCTTCGAACGCGCATGCGATGGTTGAGTGGGCGTTTACGCAGAAAGAACGGATTTTATTCTTGCCGGATCAGCATTTGGGCCGGAATACGGCGTTCGATCTCGGCATCCCGCTGGAGCAGATGGCAGTCTGGGATCCAATCCAGAACCGGCTC from Bacillus sp. OxB-1 encodes:
- a CDS encoding IscS subfamily cysteine desulfurase, coding for MYYFDYAASTPLLPAASEVFCTLSERCFGNTSSLHDFGGEAQNVLAYARTELAQLIGVEADGIHFTSGGTEGNLLALISLATAQQHRGRHIITSAGEHPSVDSAMEYLKAQGFSVTTIPFDSSGTIDVDKLAQAIREDTILLSVQHINPEIGTIQPIEKIAGLIAGRGILFHSDCVQSFGKVDLRLLAKWVDAMTVSSHKVYGPKGVGAVYIHPKHRYSPVFPGAVHENGFRGGTVNVPGIAAFVTAAKITVDEEIGNPAYLTMRQVFYDKIKDAQELFTLYEAAGQERQLPQIIGLGVHHVEGQLIMLELNRHGFAISTGSACQVGQQHASKTMVAMEIDPQTAKGFIRISFGRDTTAECVDLLAARLTEAARRHSPYIIR
- the nadB gene encoding L-aspartate oxidase translates to MTYHCIIVGGGIAALQLAHHLKRDMDILLLTKGEIRSSNTYRAQGGIAAAVGQGDSPALHYNDTIQAGRDFHNYKEVADLVKEGPNLISALQHEGLHFDKGPDGRLALGMEGAHSRNRIVHSGGDASGKWLAEHLIRMERPGLTIRENRFVYELAMDPTTNRCVGVQVLDESGRTESYFGRHIILATGGVGGLYDQTSNDPTITGDGIALAYRAGAELVDMEFIQFHPTLLVGAGRTVGLVSEAVRGAGGRLVDNSGRKVMEGKHPLGDLAPRHIVAHELFKLRTKGEEVFLDITGITGFRKKFPTITELCEANGIPIATGKLPVAPGGHFLMGGIAVDTVGRTTMPGLYAIGETAATGVHGANRLASNSLLEGLYYGRKLALFLNELQETPVFPNPLRQRSTHETADFLPEPDELRRQMMKHAGIIRSRKGLEELDRWLGSYKADSSLAGKSKKDIQTVFMLQTAKLIAKGAMLREESRGAHIRSDFPDESEHFGKIHIMQSKKGLEMRDRHCEYDQITIHA
- the nadC gene encoding carboxylating nicotinate-nucleotide diphosphorylase, whose protein sequence is MNTIKLRSMLEQFYIEDIGDQDVSSDFLFPSEMTGQLEIKAKEAGVFCGMQVIEEGLRIIDPTIIVNMAVKDGDSISKGDSVAIASGSVRSLLKSERVILNLIQRMSAIATATDAVVRQLEGTAARVCDTRKTVPGLRMLDKYAVRVGGGVNHRHGLYDAVMLKDNHIAFAGGSISNAVQTVRSALGHTIKIEVEIETLGQLKEAIDAKADIIMFDNCTPETIKEWIELVPDSIITEASGNITKDNIRSYAEAGVDMISLGYLTHSVKALDLSANVSFITD
- the nadA gene encoding quinolinate synthase NadA codes for the protein MSILQYFEEKKGGTLPERYREMHQSQMEERIREIKQTLGDKLFIPGHHYQKDEVIQFADATGDSLQLAQLCAANGKAEHIVFCGVHFMAETADILTKDRQYVYLPDMRAGCSMADMADIYQTDRAWDALTELFDLTIVPLTYVNSTAAIKAFVGRNGGATVTSSNAHAMVEWAFTQKERILFLPDQHLGRNTAFDLGIPLEQMAVWDPIQNRLEYEGSLEDVKVILWKGHCSVHENFTVQNIIHVREEYPDMRVIVHPECTREVVELSDDNGSTKYIIDAIENAEPGSQWAIGTEMNLVNRLIQNHPDKKIISLNPSMCPCLTMNRIDLPHLLWSLESIVAGEPVNRITVDKDTADAAIAALDRMLARA